In the Leptotrichia sp. oral taxon 212 genome, one interval contains:
- a CDS encoding metal ABC transporter permease, translating to MNILKLLLTDHTFRTVAMGCTLLGIVSGIIGCFAVLRKQSLLGDAVSHASLPGVCIAFLLTNSKNTEILLMGALSVGIICIGLIQVIQNYTKIKFDSALAFILSVFFGMGLVLMSYLNKLPGANKSGLNKFIFGQASTFLERDVNIMLYVGIVLLIIITLFWKEFKISSFDADFTSTLGFHAKAIGMFISFLIVITVIIGIQAAGVILISAMIISPAVAARQWTDRLSVMVVLAGIFGGFSGFLGTAISISKSDLPTGPVIVILISMIVIFSIMFSSKRGIVFKIIRNSKRKKILTEKLEKQKAEKAMFRRQFHQSEGGDTV from the coding sequence ATGAATATTTTAAAACTTCTTTTAACAGACCATACATTTAGAACAGTAGCAATGGGATGTACACTTCTTGGAATTGTATCAGGAATAATTGGATGTTTTGCAGTATTAAGAAAACAAAGTCTTTTGGGAGATGCTGTTTCGCACGCATCACTTCCAGGAGTCTGTATAGCCTTTTTACTCACAAATAGTAAAAATACAGAAATTCTTCTTATGGGAGCTTTATCAGTAGGAATTATATGTATTGGTCTTATTCAAGTAATCCAGAATTATACAAAAATAAAATTTGATAGCGCATTAGCGTTTATATTATCGGTCTTTTTTGGAATGGGACTTGTTTTAATGTCATATTTAAACAAACTGCCAGGAGCTAATAAATCTGGTCTAAATAAGTTTATATTTGGGCAGGCATCCACTTTTCTTGAAAGAGATGTAAATATTATGCTTTATGTAGGAATTGTACTTTTAATAATTATTACACTATTTTGGAAAGAATTTAAGATTTCTTCATTTGATGCAGATTTTACAAGTACACTTGGATTTCACGCAAAAGCAATAGGAATGTTCATATCATTTCTAATTGTAATTACTGTTATAATAGGAATACAGGCTGCAGGAGTCATACTTATAAGTGCCATGATAATTTCTCCTGCTGTTGCTGCAAGACAATGGACTGACAGGCTTTCAGTAATGGTAGTTCTGGCAGGAATTTTTGGAGGATTCTCAGGTTTTCTGGGAACAGCAATAAGTATAAGTAAAAGTGATTTACCTACTGGGCCAGTTATAGTAATATTAATAAGTATGATTGTAATTTTTAGTATTATGTTTTCTAGTAAAAGAGGAATTGTTTTCAAGATAATTAGAAATTCTAAAAGAAAAAAAATACTTACAGAAAAGCTTGAGAAACAAAAGGCAGAAAAAGCAATGTTTAGAAGACAGTTTCATCAATCGGAAGGAGGAGATACAGTATGA
- a CDS encoding metal ABC transporter ATP-binding protein, with translation MTTANDMKNKQNDEIIIKVEDLTVAYEDKPVLWDVELNVKKGVLMAIVGPNGAGKSTLIKTMLNLIKPVTGEVLFYNEKYDKVRNKIAYVPQRGSVDWDFPTTVFDVVEMGRYGKVGWLKKVRKIDKEKTKESIAKVGMEEFSDRQISQLSGGQQQRVFLARALVQDAEVYFMDEPFQGVDSKTEKSIVDILKKLRNEGKTVIAVHHDLQTVKEYFDYVTFINISVMASGHVNDVFTEENIEKTYKNKSLSNKIKENLEVKKEG, from the coding sequence ATGACAACAGCAAATGATATGAAAAATAAACAGAATGATGAAATTATTATAAAAGTGGAGGATCTCACAGTAGCTTATGAAGACAAGCCTGTTTTATGGGATGTAGAATTAAATGTAAAAAAAGGTGTGTTAATGGCTATTGTAGGCCCTAACGGAGCAGGAAAATCAACATTAATTAAAACAATGCTCAATCTTATAAAACCTGTTACTGGAGAAGTGTTATTTTATAATGAAAAATATGATAAAGTAAGAAATAAAATAGCATATGTTCCCCAAAGAGGAAGCGTAGACTGGGATTTTCCAACAACTGTATTTGATGTAGTTGAAATGGGGCGTTACGGGAAAGTAGGATGGCTGAAGAAAGTTCGAAAAATAGACAAGGAAAAAACAAAAGAATCCATTGCAAAAGTTGGAATGGAAGAATTTTCTGATAGACAGATAAGCCAGCTTTCAGGAGGTCAGCAGCAGAGAGTATTTTTGGCAAGGGCGCTAGTTCAGGATGCAGAAGTATATTTTATGGATGAACCGTTTCAAGGTGTGGACAGTAAGACAGAAAAATCAATAGTTGATATATTGAAAAAGTTAAGAAATGAAGGAAAAACTGTTATTGCAGTGCACCATGATCTCCAGACTGTAAAGGAATATTTTGATTATGTGACTTTTATTAATATTTCTGTCATGGCTTCAGGGCATGTAAATGATGTGTTTACAGAAGAAAATATAGAGAAGACATATAAGAATAAATCACTGTCTAATAAAATAAAAGAAAATCTAGAAGTAAAAAAGGAGGGATAA
- a CDS encoding OmpA family protein encodes MVKKPTLVALSSLMALSVPTVSEKLSTSEMRKRSIKPNAVELNEDAQKDIPVTESEKSNVASDPDLITVELSQDGTSTVIKNNQQEENKPQTKKKDDFIPEPNMVGSSKLDITKVEVLSVKADELKFKLNSSKLSEEAVPTLKDIKEYIEKNDYVVAIVGYTDSSGLNSYNERLSLKRAESVSSKLIELGLSPTRIIEILGKGDENPVANNETEAGRNANRRVEFRLVKRGMNLL; translated from the coding sequence ATGGTAAAGAAACCTACATTAGTGGCGTTGTCATCATTAATGGCATTGTCTGTGCCTACTGTATCGGAAAAATTATCAACATCAGAAATGAGAAAGAGATCTATAAAACCTAATGCAGTTGAGTTAAATGAAGACGCACAAAAGGATATCCCTGTAACAGAGTCTGAAAAATCCAATGTGGCTTCAGATCCTGATTTGATAACAGTAGAATTGTCACAAGATGGAACATCTACAGTAATAAAAAATAACCAACAGGAAGAAAATAAACCACAGACTAAGAAAAAAGATGATTTTATACCGGAACCAAACATGGTTGGAAGTTCAAAACTTGATATTACGAAAGTGGAAGTGCTTAGTGTCAAGGCTGATGAGCTGAAATTTAAATTGAACAGTTCAAAATTGTCAGAAGAGGCTGTTCCTACATTAAAAGATATAAAGGAATATATTGAGAAAAATGATTATGTTGTAGCTATAGTTGGATATACTGACTCTTCAGGATTAAATTCATATAATGAAAGATTGTCTTTAAAAAGAGCAGAAAGTGTAAGTTCAAAGCTCATAGAATTAGGATTGTCTCCAACAAGAATAATAGAAATACTTGGAAAAGGAGATGAAAATCCTGTTGCGAATAATGAAACAGAAGCTGGAAGAAATGCTAACAGAAGAGTAGAATTCAGACTTGTAAAAAGAGGAATGAATTTGTTGTAA
- the htpX gene encoding zinc metalloprotease HtpX: MFANSLKTGMLMFALIMLFTTIGGLLGNSSGALIGLLIAGGMSFFSYWFSDKMVLSAYNGKEVTELNNPRLYRMVKNLAANAKLPMPKVYIIPERQPNAFATGRNPQHAAVACTEGLLEIMNDNELAGVLGHELGHVKHRDILISTIAATFAGAISNIARFLPYFGNSGDSRRRRNNTGTLMLFSFLAPLAAAIIQMSISRRREFMADRAGAEFSGNPLYLRDALNKLESYSHNIPMTKQNPAYSHMFIINPLSGLQGLADLFRTHPSTSDRIKELEKMAYDKNLM; this comes from the coding sequence ATGTTTGCTAACTCATTAAAAACAGGAATGCTTATGTTTGCATTAATTATGCTGTTTACAACCATTGGAGGACTGCTAGGAAATAGTTCAGGTGCTTTAATAGGACTTCTGATAGCTGGCGGAATGAGCTTCTTCAGCTACTGGTTCAGTGATAAAATGGTTTTAAGTGCATATAATGGTAAGGAAGTTACAGAACTTAATAATCCAAGATTATACAGAATGGTTAAAAATTTAGCTGCTAATGCTAAGTTACCTATGCCAAAAGTTTATATTATTCCGGAAAGACAGCCTAACGCATTTGCTACAGGTAGAAATCCTCAACATGCTGCAGTTGCATGTACTGAAGGTCTGCTTGAAATTATGAATGATAATGAACTTGCCGGAGTTTTAGGACATGAACTTGGACATGTTAAGCATAGGGATATTCTTATAAGTACAATAGCTGCAACTTTTGCAGGAGCGATTTCCAATATTGCTAGATTTCTTCCTTATTTTGGAAATTCAGGAGATTCGAGAAGACGAAGAAATAATACTGGAACTCTTATGTTATTCTCTTTTCTTGCACCTCTTGCTGCAGCAATTATTCAAATGTCAATTTCCCGTCGTAGGGAATTTATGGCTGACAGGGCAGGAGCAGAATTTTCAGGAAATCCTTTATATTTAAGGGATGCTTTAAATAAACTTGAATCATATAGTCATAATATTCCTATGACAAAGCAAAATCCTGCATATTCACATATGTTTATTATCAATCCTCTTTCAGGACTTCAGGGACTTGCTGATTTATTTAGAACACACCCTTCTACATCTGACAGAATAAAGGAACTGGAAAAAATGGCATATGACAAAAATCTAATGTAA
- a CDS encoding metal ABC transporter permease, translating into MSAGFEIQLIAILVAGACSILGVFLVLKSMAMVSDAITHTILLGIVLAFFIVHDLNSPLLIIGAGIIGVLTVYLVELLNSTRLLKEDSAIGIVFPLLFSIAVILISKYTKNVHLDVDSVLLGELAFAPFNRIELFGLSIAKGLVSIFVIFMVNLVFVMIFFKELKISTFDKALAITLGMKPILVHYMLMSLVSITAVTSFEAVGSILVVAFMIGPPITAYLMTNKLKEMIVLSLIVGAIASVIGYNVAILFDVSIAGSIALIIGILFIIVLIVSPKSGLISTIKRKRNQKLEFSVKILLIHLANHMNTPNEIDECGVDTLEYHLRWEKIFLNRVLKKAMEKKLIYIENKIFKLSDKGKEYLMI; encoded by the coding sequence ATGAGTGCAGGATTTGAAATACAGCTGATTGCAATACTTGTAGCGGGAGCCTGTTCAATACTGGGAGTTTTTCTCGTTCTGAAAAGTATGGCAATGGTTTCTGATGCAATTACCCACACAATATTACTTGGAATTGTTCTGGCATTCTTTATTGTTCATGATCTTAATTCTCCCCTTTTGATTATTGGTGCAGGAATTATAGGGGTTTTAACAGTTTATCTTGTTGAATTGCTTAATTCTACAAGACTGTTAAAGGAAGATTCAGCTATAGGGATTGTATTTCCCTTATTATTCAGTATTGCTGTAATTCTAATTTCAAAATATACTAAAAATGTTCATTTAGATGTGGATTCTGTATTACTTGGAGAACTTGCATTTGCTCCATTCAATAGAATTGAACTTTTTGGACTTTCAATTGCTAAAGGGTTAGTTAGTATATTTGTAATATTTATGGTAAATCTTGTTTTTGTTATGATTTTTTTCAAGGAGTTGAAAATATCTACATTTGACAAAGCTTTGGCAATTACTTTAGGAATGAAACCTATTTTAGTACATTATATGCTTATGTCTTTAGTTTCTATAACAGCTGTTACTTCTTTTGAAGCAGTAGGTTCGATATTGGTAGTCGCTTTTATGATAGGACCTCCAATAACAGCATATCTAATGACAAACAAACTCAAAGAAATGATAGTATTAAGCTTAATTGTAGGAGCTATTGCATCAGTTATCGGATATAATGTAGCAATTTTATTCGATGTGTCAATAGCAGGAAGTATTGCGCTTATAATAGGAATACTGTTTATTATAGTATTAATAGTTTCTCCAAAAAGCGGATTGATTTCCACAATAAAAAGAAAAAGAAATCAGAAACTGGAATTTTCTGTTAAAATATTACTTATTCATCTTGCAAATCACATGAATACACCTAATGAAATAGATGAATGTGGTGTAGATACATTGGAATATCATTTGAGATGGGAAAAAATATTTTTAAATAGAGTTCTGAAAAAAGCTATGGAGAAAAAACTTATTTATATTGAAAATAAAATTTTTAAATTATCTGACAAAGGGAAAGAATATCTGATGATATAA